The following proteins come from a genomic window of Candidatus Hadarchaeales archaeon:
- a CDS encoding CARDB domain-containing protein yields the protein MRRAISILTSVFMLILFCMPVIAPQEIPIQVQVTVLPENIPPPPPPPPLPPPENVAQFVIENLKLSKDNALPGENVTVQVTVKNVGTADGQHTLVLRVDNNVVDNLTVYLAAGQSTTVSFTVSILQLGPHTISVDNLSAILNIVGMAQFRLENLSISKSALRPGETFSVQVSVVNFGTIAGSYNVILRLNGTQIDNRQVELNPGQSATVTFSLSIQQIGTHTVSVDGFSRIVTVSEEVAEFAVENLRLSKNRARPGEQVTASVDVANVGTISGSYTLTLKIDGVQIETREVLLAAGQRTTVDFTVSVEEPGEHTISVDGLSSLLIVEKPKPFPTVPVVAVVSVIVLILIIAVILKFS from the coding sequence ATGAGAAGAGCGATCTCGATTTTAACAAGTGTGTTTATGCTCATTCTGTTTTGCATGCCGGTTATTGCCCCACAAGAGATTCCTATTCAGGTTCAGGTGACGGTTTTGCCGGAAAACATCCCTCCTCCCCCGCCGCCTCCACCTCTACCTCCGCCCGAGAATGTTGCGCAGTTTGTGATAGAAAATTTGAAACTATCTAAGGATAACGCGCTTCCTGGCGAGAATGTCACTGTTCAGGTAACTGTGAAAAATGTAGGCACGGCAGATGGACAACACACGTTAGTTTTGCGTGTCGATAACAACGTTGTGGATAACCTAACTGTCTATCTAGCAGCCGGACAATCGACAACGGTTTCTTTCACAGTATCCATTCTGCAGCTGGGACCCCACACTATCTCCGTGGATAATTTAAGCGCCATTTTGAACATCGTGGGAATGGCACAGTTCAGACTGGAAAATCTCAGCATATCTAAATCGGCTCTCAGGCCGGGCGAAACATTCAGTGTACAGGTTAGCGTTGTAAACTTCGGAACGATTGCCGGGAGTTACAACGTCATCTTGAGGTTGAACGGGACACAGATCGACAACAGACAAGTTGAGCTTAATCCAGGTCAGTCGGCAACGGTAACCTTTTCTCTCTCGATACAACAGATTGGGACCCACACGGTTTCTGTGGATGGATTCTCCCGAATAGTAACGGTTTCGGAGGAGGTAGCCGAATTTGCTGTGGAAAATCTCCGGCTGTCGAAAAATCGAGCCAGGCCAGGTGAGCAAGTGACCGCTTCTGTTGATGTCGCAAACGTTGGAACGATTTCTGGAAGTTACACTCTAACTCTGAAGATAGACGGAGTTCAGATTGAAACGAGAGAAGTGTTGCTTGCGGCTGGACAAAGAACAACAGTAGATTTCACAGTATCCGTCGAGGAGCCTGGCGAGCACACGATCTCTGTCGATGGTTTGAGCAGCCTGCTGATTGTAGAGAAACCGAAACCATTTCCAACTGTGCCTGTTGTTGCCGTGGTTTCGGTAATCGTCTTAATCTTAATAATAGCTGTGATTTTGAAATTTTCATGA